The window AGTTGGTTGCATATAGCGGAATACTTTCGTCATGGCTTAAATTGCTTAGCATAGTTGTAAATTCATCTAAACGGACATAAGCATTTTCAGCTTCACGTTTATCACGAATTTTATTGCCAAAATACCAAATATACATAATTGCCCCAATAAAGGCTGCAATAATTACCGTGACATAACCACCATGTAAGAATTTAGCTAAGCTGGAAATCAAGAACATGGTTTCAATTGCACCAAATAAAAGTAAGAAGACTAGTCGCAGGCTCAAGTTAACCTTTCTAAGTGATAAGTATTCAAAGAGCAAAACTGTCGTCATGAGCATGGTTACGGTAATTGCTAAACCATAAGCTGCTTCCATGTGTTCAGAAGTTCTGAATAAGAAGACAATTCCGATGGTAGCAGCGCAAAGCATCTTATTAATTGACGGAATAAAAAGCTGTCCTTGTTCAGTAGAAGGGTAAATAATTTTCATTCTTGGTAAAAACTTTAAACCACTAGCTTCAGAAACTAAGGTGAAGGAACCAGTAATTAAAGCTTGCGAGGCAATAATTGCGGCTAGGGTAGCTAGAATTATTGCAAAGAACTTCCATTGACTTGGCAGAGCTTCAAAGAATGGGTTAAAGTCTGTCGCACCAGCATGATAATTAGGATTTTCTAAGATCCAAACGCCTTGACCGAGATAATTTAGGGCTAAACAAATAAAAACGTAAGGCCAAGAGCCCATAATATTACCTTTACCGACGTGTCCCACATCTGAATAAAGGGCTTCTGCACCAGTAGTAGCTAAGAATACTGCTCCTAGAATTAAAACACCGACTTTATTAGCTGGACTAAATAAAATTTTTACTGCTAAAAGTGGATTGAGTGCTTCAAGTAAAGACCAGTCATGACTTAAGTTCATAATTCCAGTTAGTCCTAGGAAAGTAAACCAGACTAGCATGATTGGTCCAAAGGTCTTACCGATAATGCTTGTTCCCATTCTTTGGATAGAGAATAGGAAAAGCAAGATGACAATAGTAATCATAATGACACTATTTTGATTTGGTACTGGAATATCGTTACCAAATTTCATGTTTTTAAGACCTTCAATAGCAGTTGTAACAGTAACTGCTGGTGTTAAAGTACCATCAGCTAGCAAAGCAGCTCCTCCAACTAAGGCAGGGATGACTAGCCATTTAGCCTTTTTTCTAACTAAAGCATAAAGTGAGAAAATTCCACCTTCGCCGTGGTTAGTTGCTTTAAGGGCAATTAAAACATATTTAACAGTTGTTAAAAGAGTAATCGTCCAAAGAATAAGCGAGATAGAACCAACAATATATTCGCGGCTAACATGAGCGATTCCACCATTTTCGTTTACGATTGCTTTCATAACATAAAGTGGACTTGTACCAATATCGCCGTAAACAATTCCAATCGAAACTAAAAGCCCCGCTAAGGTGACTTTTTTACGTAAATTACTATTCATAATAAGCTTTCCTCTAAAAAGTATTAAATAACATTTGAATAAACAAAAAAGAATGTATTGTAATAATACATTCTTTTTATTTTCGTTAGCACTATTTTGGCCCTTTAGAAACCAATATGCAAATAATAAATTGTGATTTTTTTATGAAAGAGTTTGTTTGATTTCATTACGACGATCAGTGTACCATTTATCCCAATCTTCATAAGTCTTCATGTTTTGTGGGTCTACGCCAGTTTGCTTTTGAATATTGTTAAGCATATCCATAAAGCGTTCTGCATGAATATTTAATACGTGCTTAACCAAGTTTTGACGGCTGAAGGCCATATTGTTAGTTAAGTAAGTGTTAATTTCAATAACATCATGATTACCATCGTAGACGTCCATAATTTCAAGATCACTTTCATCGAATTTTGAAATATAGAAGTTAGCAAATGTCTTTAAGTAATCAGGTTGTTCTTTAAATTCAGTAGCCGGCATTTCTACACGATTTGCCTCTGGCATAACTACTTCAAATTCTTCTTTTTCTTGAGTTTCTTCGGTGTTCTTCTTGTCTTCAGTCAAAGTTAAGAGCTCCTTTACTGTCTAGCTGTACAAAAATTCAATATAATCTTACATTGAATTACAAGCAAAAGCAAATTTTGTCAGGTTTATTGAAAGTTTTCTACATCTTGCTTAGTGTATGAATCAATTGTAGTGTGACCGTTATTAGCAGCTGATCTCATGAAGTTAACTACTTTTTGGTCAGACCAAGAACTAGTGTCAACACCAAGTGAACTTAATTGGTTACGAGTTTGTGCGATTACTCGACCAGTAACTGTTTGACCATCAATCATCATGCCACTATTTGAATTTGATGAAGAATTAGTATTTGAACTATTGTTAGCATTGCTATTTGAAGTGGTGGTATGGGATGATTGTTTACTTGCCGCAGAGTTGTTTTGAGTGTTAGCGGTATTTGAATTATTTTGGCTAGAGTTAGAACTAGTATTGGTATTACTATTATTAGATGAATTAGATTTTGAACTAGTAGATTTGTGTGAAGTAGTTGCTTCATCGTCATCATTAGCATCTAAATTCTCAGTATTAATATCGTCGTTAACATCTTCACCGTTTAATTTAGCATTAGCAACTTTACGTAAATGTTTTACATTTTTCTTTACTTTTTTGTAGTACTTACCATTAATGTAAGACAAGTCTAAAATTTGGTCACAAGATTCAACGGTTGCTTGATAATTACCATCACGATAGCTTAATTTAGCTTGCTTGTATAAAGGATTGATATCGTGAGTGATATGGTCTTGTACCTTGTTAATGGTCTTATAAAGCTTAGTAGCTTGCTTAGTCATTACAGAATAGCCATTGGTCTTGTTAGCTGCCTTGTCTAATTCACCTAAAGCATCTTTAAATTCATACTCTCTAATTTCTTCTTGAGCATCTTTCATAGCGCCTGCTTGGTCTGCATAGGCTTTTGACTCAGAAGTTGCTTTCACATCGTGAGCATCTTCAAATTTTTCTTCAGCTGCTTCATACTTTTGACTGGAAGCAGCATCTTTTCCTTGACTCATATAAGTGATGTACTTGTCTGAGCTGTTATTAGATGAACTGTTTGATGATGAATTAGAACATCCAACTGCAAAAAAGGTAATAAAGAATGCCATAATGGCAACTCCGATTTTTGATCGTTTCATTGTTTCTTCCTCCTATAAAAATGAATTTATCTTACTTAAATTATACCAAATTTCACTAGTAAAAAATTGGTTGAAAAAGTTGGCACAATTCTTTGAGATAAATCGTTAGTAATAGTGTAAGGCAATTCACCGGTGATGACTTACAAAACATATTTAGTTACTAATTAGATTATTAGAGGTAGAAAAATGGAATTTATTTTAAAAGATCAATCAGTTCAATTTACTTTTGCAGGTGAAAAATACAGCAATGGTAAGAAAAACAGAATTTTGAAGAACGTTAAAAAGCAAGCTAGTGCTGAAGAGGTAATGAAAGTCGGAAATGCCTTGTCTAAATTGCAAAAAGATGCTGGCATCAAAAGCGCTAGATTAATTTCTTATTCAGATATTCAAGCTTAAGAAATAAAAGAAAATAATATATAGAAGATTTTTAAGGAGAATTCAAAATGACCACTACTAAGACTTTAAGACTTACATTTAAAAATGCTAAAAATAAGAAAGTGAACTTATCATTACCTGATGCAGCAGAAAATTTAACCGAAGAAGAGGTTAAAACTGCCATGAATGAAATCTGTGAAGCTAACTTGTTTGTCAAGGAAGAAGTTGATCAATATCAGGCTCCTTTATCTGCTCAATATGTTGAACGTACAGTTACTTCTGTGTTTGATGATAGTGAAAAGAACTAGAACAATATTTTATGAGATAAGGATCTTAATTAAGTTATTAAATAAACTCTTGAAAGGTTAATGTTTCGGCATTGCCTTTTTTATTTTGAGACGAAAGTATGTAATTTATGTTACTTTTTTATTTCAGAATGTCTGTTCGGTTGTATCTGACAACTTGCCACACTACAATAAAGGGTGTATGTAAATTGGAGGGAGTTTAAGCAATGAAAAAAAGAACATTCACTGGTATTGCTACCGCGGCACTTATCACAACTGCCGGTATATCAGTTACCAACAACCTTAAACCAGAAAATCCATTAAAAACTGGTGAAGGTACTGTTCAAGCTGCAACATATCAACAAGAATTTTTAAACAAAGCTATTCCAGCTGCTACAACTGCATCATCTAAGTATGGTACTTATACTTCAGTTATGCTTGCTCAAGCAGCTGTTGAATCAGCTTGGGGTCAATCAGGTTTGGCACAAGCACCTAATAATAACTTATTTGGTATTAAAGGCTCTTACAAGGGTCAATCAGTAAACATGAATACTGGCGAGTATGGCAGCAATGGTTATTACACTACTAACGCTGGATTTAGAAAGTATCCATCATATACTGAGTCATTTGAAGATAATGGCTCTTTGTTACGTAACCAAATGGGTAACTACTACTCTGGTACTTGGGTAGAAAATTCAAATAATTATGCTCAAGCAACTCAAAATGGTTTACAAGGTAAGTATGCAACTGCGCCAAACTATGCTAAGACACTTAACAGCGTTATCGCAGCTAATGGATTTGATAAGTACGATCCCGTTACCCAAGTTGTTAACGAAAACCGTACAGTTGCACAAACCACACCAATTATGAGTGCACCAGTTGACGCTAGTGTTGGTACTCAAGTTGGTACTGCAAGAACTGGTCAAAATGTAAATGTTACTAAGTACATCACTTATAACAATGGTGTTAAGCGTGCATATATTGGTACTGGCTGGATTAATGCACTTGCATTTAGCCCAATTACTACTAATACTACTGCAAACAATGCAGCTACTAACAAACAAGTTAGTCAAACAGTTAAAACGCCAGTAGCCCAAACTCAACAAGCTAAGAGTCAAGCACCTGCAGCTCCAGTTAAAACTGCAACTGTAACGGTAAAAGCAAAGAGTGCAGCTGAAGTTAAAACTCCAGTCCAAACCAACACTTTAAACGTTAAGACTGAAAATAAAGTAGCACAACCTGTAAAACAATTAGCTACTTCATTAGCTGTAGCTCCAGCTAAGAAAGAAGTTAAGAAGGAAGTTATTAAAGCTGAACCAGCTAAGACAACTCCTGTAAAGGCTGCGTCTACTAAAGTTGAAACTAAACAAATTAAACCTGCAACTCCAGCAGTTAAAACTACTGATACAGTTAAAAAGGTTGAAACTCCAACAGTTAAACCAGTTGAGTCTGTAAAGAAGGAATCAACTCCAGTTGTTAAGACTGCTCCAGTTACTGTAACTAAAGAAGCTGCCAAGACCACTGAAGCTCCAGTAGTTAAACCTAAGAAAGTTGAAGTTAAGGAAGTTAAGACAACTCCAGTAACTACTAGTGCTAAAACTGTTGTCAAGCCTGTTCAAAGCTACCAAAATGTTGTTGCAAACAATAACTATGGTACTCAATGGATCAGTACTAATACTGCTCCTAAGGCTGCATCTACTGTTTTAGTTAAGGTTACTAAGACTGTTGACGTTTTATCAGCACCAGATGGTCAAAAGTTAAATCAACAAGTTGAAGCTGGCTCAGAGTTCGTTGTTATTGCTTCTAAATACTACAACGGTAACTTATATTACGAAATTAGCAACGGTAAATGGATTATGGCAAAATATACTACTCAAGAAGCACAAATTACTGCAAAATCTGGTGTATTAACTATTAATTCTAAGCCAGATTACGGTGTGCCAGTATGGCGTGTGCCAGGTCAAGATCAAGTTTCAGGTAAATTCTTGAAAGATGGCTCAAGTTGGAGATACTTCCGTGTAGCTAATGTTCATGGACAAACTTGGTATGACCTTGGCGGAAATCAATGGGTATCTGCCAAGTCTGTATTAGTTCGTTAATGTATAATTGGGATAGAATTTAATTCATTAAAATTTTTTGGAGGAGAAGTTTTTAATGCGTTCAACAAATAAAAGATTTATTAGTGCCTTAGCTTGTGCTAGTGCTATGACAGCTTTAGCAATTGCCGATCCAATGGGTGTTACTAAGACTCATCAAGTAGTACAAGCTGCAACTGATAATGTACCTGCAAGATCTGCAGGTGTGGATGTTGCAAGCTGGCAAGGTACTAATTTGACTCAACAAGCTAAGTCAGGTGCTAAATTTACTGTAGTTAAAGTATCTGAAAGTACAAACTACCAAAACCCTCATGCTCAAGGTCAAATTAATAGTGCTGAACAAAACAATATGATGCCAATGGGTTACCACTATGCTCACTTTGGTGCAGATAGCAACAGAGCTGTTCAAGAAGGTAACTATGCTGTTAGTTCAGCTCAACAAGCTGGTTTACCACAAGGTTCATATTTAGCAGCTGACTGGGAACAAGATGCTCATAACAACACTAATGGTGGTCGTGAAGCAAGTGCTAATGCAATTACTAGCTTTATGGATACTGTTCACAATGGTGGTTATAACCCAATGCTTTATTCAAGTGAATGGTTATTAAAGGCTAAGGTTGATACTAATAAGGTTACTCAAAAGTATCCAAATTCATTGTGGGTAGCAGCTTATAAAACTATGGGCCGTCAAGATCAACCTGATTATAACTACTTCCCATCAATGAGTAATGTTGCTATTTGGCAGTATACTCCAAACTGGCGTGGTCAAAACGTTGACGGAAATGTTAATGTACTTCCTCTTTCAAATAAGAGTAACAACGCTAACCAAGCTAATACCAACACTTTAAACGTTAATACTAATGGTCAAAGCAGTAGTCAAGCACCTGCAAATCCAGTTGTTAACACTTCTAATAAGGTAGTTGATACTAATTGGGTTAAGCAAGAAGGTACTTTCACTACCGGTGGCGCAATTAACTTGAGAACTGGTGCAA of the Lactobacillus gasseri ATCC 33323 = JCM 1131 genome contains:
- a CDS encoding KUP/HAK/KT family potassium transporter, which encodes MNSNLRKKVTLAGLLVSIGIVYGDIGTSPLYVMKAIVNENGGIAHVSREYIVGSISLILWTITLLTTVKYVLIALKATNHGEGGIFSLYALVRKKAKWLVIPALVGGAALLADGTLTPAVTVTTAIEGLKNMKFGNDIPVPNQNSVIMITIVILLFLFSIQRMGTSIIGKTFGPIMLVWFTFLGLTGIMNLSHDWSLLEALNPLLAVKILFSPANKVGVLILGAVFLATTGAEALYSDVGHVGKGNIMGSWPYVFICLALNYLGQGVWILENPNYHAGATDFNPFFEALPSQWKFFAIILATLAAIIASQALITGSFTLVSEASGLKFLPRMKIIYPSTEQGQLFIPSINKMLCAATIGIVFLFRTSEHMEAAYGLAITVTMLMTTVLLFEYLSLRKVNLSLRLVFLLLFGAIETMFLISSLAKFLHGGYVTVIIAAFIGAIMYIWYFGNKIRDKREAENAYVRLDEFTTMLSNLSHDESIPLYATNLVYMAKVKYNKFIKRDMLYSILDKRPKRAHAYWFVTVNVTNEPFTAEYAVNTYGTKNVINVQLYLGFKQQQKVNVYLRQIVHDLIKDGTIESQPQEYTTTPGRDVGDFSFVIVNDVISPQTQLRSYEKFLVEARVWLQNLSSNPASWFGLDYADTVIERVPLILGNQRRQHITRIAPKKFEDIKKKLQAEGELKE
- a CDS encoding DUF2922 domain-containing protein, with product MTTTKTLRLTFKNAKNKKVNLSLPDAAENLTEEEVKTAMNEICEANLFVKEEVDQYQAPLSAQYVERTVTSVFDDSEKN
- a CDS encoding glycoside hydrolase family 73 protein, whose translation is MKKRTFTGIATAALITTAGISVTNNLKPENPLKTGEGTVQAATYQQEFLNKAIPAATTASSKYGTYTSVMLAQAAVESAWGQSGLAQAPNNNLFGIKGSYKGQSVNMNTGEYGSNGYYTTNAGFRKYPSYTESFEDNGSLLRNQMGNYYSGTWVENSNNYAQATQNGLQGKYATAPNYAKTLNSVIAANGFDKYDPVTQVVNENRTVAQTTPIMSAPVDASVGTQVGTARTGQNVNVTKYITYNNGVKRAYIGTGWINALAFSPITTNTTANNAATNKQVSQTVKTPVAQTQQAKSQAPAAPVKTATVTVKAKSAAEVKTPVQTNTLNVKTENKVAQPVKQLATSLAVAPAKKEVKKEVIKAEPAKTTPVKAASTKVETKQIKPATPAVKTTDTVKKVETPTVKPVESVKKESTPVVKTAPVTVTKEAAKTTEAPVVKPKKVEVKEVKTTPVTTSAKTVVKPVQSYQNVVANNNYGTQWISTNTAPKAASTVLVKVTKTVDVLSAPDGQKLNQQVEAGSEFVVIASKYYNGNLYYEISNGKWIMAKYTTQEAQITAKSGVLTINSKPDYGVPVWRVPGQDQVSGKFLKDGSSWRYFRVANVHGQTWYDLGGNQWVSAKSVLVR
- a CDS encoding GH25 family lysozyme is translated as MRSTNKRFISALACASAMTALAIADPMGVTKTHQVVQAATDNVPARSAGVDVASWQGTNLTQQAKSGAKFTVVKVSESTNYQNPHAQGQINSAEQNNMMPMGYHYAHFGADSNRAVQEGNYAVSSAQQAGLPQGSYLAADWEQDAHNNTNGGREASANAITSFMDTVHNGGYNPMLYSSEWLLKAKVDTNKVTQKYPNSLWVAAYKTMGRQDQPDYNYFPSMSNVAIWQYTPNWRGQNVDGNVNVLPLSNKSNNANQANTNTLNVNTNGQSSSQAPANPVVNTSNKVVDTNWVKQEGTFTTGGAINLRTGASTNSSIIAQLPANSEVKYDAYSTKGNYTWLRQPRANNQYGYLVGRANGQDWGTFKVAPVANHVTKPTTNTAKPAQNVNKPSQPVHVNTNNNVNNNWTKQNGVFITGGAINLRTGASTNSKVIALLPTNTEIKYDAYRTTGQYTWLRQPRANGQYGYLVGRLNNQAWGTYR